AGGGAGTTTTTCTTCGACAAGTACTTCCTTAATGCTACCTGAGAGgctaaggtagaggagttcctaaatttgacTCAAGGACACTTGACAGTACTGCAGTATGCGGCCAAGTTTATGAAGCTATCCCGCTTTGCTCCATACATGATCTCGGATGAGCTGAAGAAGGCCtgaaggtttgagaagggtttgaggtaGGGAATACGCGCATaggtggtggcgttgttgactcGAAGTTTTTCTAAGttggtggacaaggccatggAAGTTGAGGCTAGTATCCAGGAGGGTGAGAGAACAGTAaactagaagaagaggcccttgcctcagggATTTCAGACTAGTACCAGCCAGGGTATATGGAGGCGGCTTGGTAATTTCATGGGCCAACGGAAGGAGATGGGATTTCAAGCCCATCAGGGGAATCCACCTCATTCTACCTATTCcagatgccatcagaggcattggggtgaGTGCAGGGGTGGACCAGCTGGCTGCTACTAGTGTTGTGGGGCTGCCATGCGACGTTGACTCACACTCCACCACAGCATCAGTATAcgggaggtaaccaggcaccctGAGGTGGTCACCAGAGGGGCACCGCCCAAGTTCGGGTGTACTCCCTTATGCTAGGAGATGCGGAGAACGCCaacgatgtggtgataggtactatttccattttgtcaAATAGTATTGTAGTGTTATTTTATTCATGTGCTACGCACTCTTCCATATCTCAGGGATTTGTTAAATTGTGCGAGGTAAAGACTCATTTATTAGATGCCGAGTTAGGTGTGGTCACATCGGTAGGGTTAGTCGTggtgtgtagtaaggtgatcagagactacccagtggagattcaggAGAGAATGCTACCTGCTAGCTTAattgtttttgacatgcatggattcgacgtcatcttagggatggactggctagcatcagCTATGCGAGTAACGATTACCAtgggaaggaggtagtgttcaaacctctagGAGAGTAGGAGTTTAattttgttgggtcgtgtgtatGCTCTGCACCATAGATCATTTCAGCAATTCAaacaaagaggttacttttggagggTAGCAAAGGGTACCTTTCATTTGTAAAAGTAGCACTGAAGGAGGGACttaagctggaggatatcccaatGATAAGGGAGTTGTTGGATGTTTCTCTTGAGGGCTTACcgagattgcctcctgatcgtgaggtggagtttgccattaAGTTAAATCCAAGGACAACCCCAATTTCTAAGGCTCTATACAGAATGGTTGCGGTTGAATTAAAGGAGCTAAAGAAGCAGTTACAGGAACTACTTAATAAGGGAATCATCAGACCAAGCGTATTACCCTAGGGAGtgcc
This window of the Malania oleifera isolate guangnan ecotype guangnan chromosome 6, ASM2987363v1, whole genome shotgun sequence genome carries:
- the LOC131158572 gene encoding uncharacterized protein LOC131158572, whose protein sequence is MNPPAFARGVNSVVVEDWVKEIEELMGVLECTKKQKVLYGTFKLLEEGTRWWRLEKLVEEQRLEPIISAIQTKRLLLEGSKGYLSFVKVALKEGLKLEDIPMIRELLDVSLEGLPRLPPDREVEFAIKLNPRTTPISKALYRMVAVELKELKKQLQELLNKGIIRPSVLP